In Leptodesmis sichuanensis A121, the following are encoded in one genomic region:
- a CDS encoding DNA recombination-mediator protein A: MSQSINIPKVDEFLQELATIQQTGSKRIALLGSRHVPITHQKLIEIMSYALVLEGNRLITSGATGTNLAAIRGAMRADPSLLTVILPQSLERQPRESREQLEQVMHLVENPDNDTMSLAEASAICNQEIITRCQQLICFAFHDSVTLLKTCQDAEEQRKIVTLFYFD; encoded by the coding sequence TTGAGTCAGTCAATCAACATCCCGAAAGTCGATGAGTTCCTGCAAGAATTAGCGACCATTCAGCAAACAGGTTCTAAGCGGATTGCTTTGCTGGGATCGCGTCACGTCCCGATTACCCATCAAAAGCTGATTGAGATCATGAGCTATGCCCTGGTGTTGGAGGGCAATCGACTGATCACGTCTGGTGCCACCGGCACGAATCTGGCTGCAATTCGAGGAGCCATGCGGGCGGATCCGTCCTTGCTGACTGTGATTCTGCCCCAAAGTTTGGAGCGTCAACCCCGAGAATCCCGCGAGCAGTTGGAGCAGGTGATGCATCTGGTCGAAAATCCAGACAATGATACGATGTCTCTCGCTGAGGCCAGCGCCATTTGTAACCAGGAAATTATTACCCGCTGCCAGCAACTGATCTGCTTTGCCTTTCATGACAGTGTGACGTTGCTAAAAACCTGTCAGGATGCAGAAGAACAGCGAAAAATTGTGACGCTGTTCTATTTTGATTAG
- a CDS encoding ion transporter — protein sequence MSLRKTVNFYLEDIETPIGKAINLTITGLVLLSSAIFVAETYSLLEGVRSRLELLDTVILWVFAIEYLIRWWGADNKIKHVFSLYSIIDLLAILPFLIGTFDIQFIRVFRWFRVLRLLRFIEGKTIFGYVSSEDSRIFARILLTLFIIIFVYSGLIYQTEHPRNPEKFGTFLDAVYFAVATMTTVGYGDVTPATEMGRFLTILMILTGIALIPWQLGDLIKRLVKTTNKVETICPGCNLAYHDEDAQFCKSCGTKLEKGCPLI from the coding sequence ATGTCCCTACGAAAAACCGTTAACTTCTATCTGGAAGACATTGAAACTCCCATTGGCAAGGCGATTAACCTGACCATTACAGGGTTGGTGTTGCTGTCCTCAGCCATTTTTGTAGCAGAAACGTATTCCCTGCTGGAGGGGGTACGATCGCGTCTGGAGCTACTGGATACGGTCATCCTGTGGGTGTTTGCGATCGAATATCTCATTCGCTGGTGGGGAGCCGACAATAAAATTAAACACGTCTTCAGCCTCTACTCCATCATTGATCTACTGGCCATTCTGCCGTTCTTAATTGGCACCTTTGATATTCAATTTATCCGAGTTTTTCGCTGGTTTCGGGTTTTGCGATTGCTCCGGTTCATCGAGGGCAAAACCATCTTTGGCTATGTCAGCAGTGAAGACAGTAGAATCTTTGCCCGAATTCTGCTTACCCTATTCATCATCATCTTTGTCTACTCTGGATTGATTTATCAGACGGAGCATCCCAGGAATCCGGAGAAGTTTGGGACGTTCCTGGATGCGGTTTATTTTGCGGTCGCTACGATGACAACGGTTGGCTATGGTGATGTGACTCCAGCCACCGAAATGGGTCGTTTTCTCACCATCCTGATGATTCTCACGGGGATTGCTCTAATTCCCTGGCAGTTGGGAGATTTGATTAAACGACTGGTGAAGACGACGAATAAAGTGGAAACCATCTGTCCTGGATGCAATTTGGCCTACCACGATGAGGATGCACAATTTTGCAAGAGCTGCGGTACGAAGTTAGAGAAGGGCTGCCCGCTGATTTAA
- a CDS encoding DUF4359 domain-containing protein, translated as MDSSWEKQPGFSISSKKLGVLGLGVLICVGGVMAATNPGQAAYEAFATQQLVTYLDQEACAKVPTAFNLKQECRSLLQSNRPQIQKIIADSTQQRNFVFFSVYTTELSVTSFLPKYRVLTLGVFDQFLIYDTMQE; from the coding sequence ATGGATTCTAGCTGGGAAAAGCAACCTGGGTTTTCTATCAGTTCCAAAAAACTTGGGGTGTTGGGATTGGGTGTTCTCATCTGTGTGGGGGGGGTAATGGCAGCCACCAACCCAGGTCAGGCCGCTTACGAAGCCTTTGCAACGCAGCAGCTTGTCACTTATCTAGATCAGGAAGCCTGCGCAAAAGTACCTACAGCATTTAATCTTAAGCAGGAATGCCGATCGCTCCTACAATCCAATCGTCCCCAAATCCAAAAAATCATTGCTGACAGTACACAACAACGCAATTTTGTATTCTTTAGCGTGTACACCACCGAGTTGTCTGTCACGTCCTTCTTGCCCAAATACCGGGTACTCACGTTGGGAGTATTTGATCAGTTTTTGATCTATGACACGATGCAAGAGTAG
- the gloB gene encoding hydroxyacylglutathione hydrolase: MQVYRLPALSDNYVFLLHDPVNNVAAVVDPAEAAPVLQQLRKLGASLIAIFNTHHHGDHVGGNTELLQHFPEAIVYGGAEDKGRIPGQQVFLQEGDRVSFGDRTAEIFFVPGHTRAHIAYYFPPTNSDEPGDLFCGDTLFAGGCGRLFEGTPSQMVNSLGKLRHLPDNTRVWCAHEYTLKNLQFALIVDSQNADLQTRLAEVQAARHRSEATVPSLLGVEKRTNPFLRWDDPALKKVVKTEDEIQAFSRLRGMKDHF; this comes from the coding sequence ATGCAGGTTTATCGACTGCCGGCTCTATCAGATAATTACGTGTTTCTGTTACACGACCCAGTCAATAATGTGGCAGCAGTGGTTGATCCAGCAGAAGCGGCTCCGGTCTTGCAGCAGTTACGGAAATTAGGAGCCAGCCTGATCGCGATTTTTAACACCCATCATCACGGCGACCATGTGGGGGGAAACACCGAGTTGTTACAGCATTTTCCTGAAGCGATCGTGTATGGAGGAGCCGAAGACAAAGGCCGCATTCCAGGACAACAGGTGTTTTTGCAGGAGGGCGATCGTGTGTCTTTTGGCGATCGGACGGCTGAAATCTTTTTCGTTCCCGGTCATACCCGTGCCCATATTGCCTACTACTTTCCTCCAACAAACTCAGACGAACCGGGCGATCTCTTTTGTGGCGATACTCTCTTTGCTGGTGGTTGTGGTCGCCTGTTTGAAGGCACTCCCAGCCAAATGGTTAACTCCCTTGGCAAACTCCGTCATCTGCCAGATAATACCCGCGTCTGGTGCGCCCATGAATACACTCTGAAGAACCTGCAATTTGCCCTGATTGTGGATAGCCAAAATGCAGACTTGCAAACCCGACTAGCAGAAGTTCAGGCCGCCCGTCACCGCTCTGAAGCCACGGTACCTTCGCTGTTAGGGGTAGAGAAACGTACCAATCCCTTCTTGAGATGGGATGATCCCGCTCTCAAAAAGGTCGTCAAAACCGAGGATGAGATCCAAGCTTTCTCCCGATTACGTGGGATGAAAGATCATTTTTAG
- the sipA gene encoding regulatory protein SipA produces MAQEFAVGDRVRLIRLPSYVKTADPMPMLRPPTVLAVGEEGVVLGRKPGNYWSVRFTNGAFLLDGEYLEGIR; encoded by the coding sequence ATGGCTCAGGAATTTGCTGTTGGCGATCGCGTCCGCCTAATCCGGTTGCCGTCCTACGTAAAAACTGCGGATCCAATGCCTATGCTCCGACCCCCGACAGTACTTGCGGTGGGAGAGGAGGGAGTAGTGCTGGGCCGCAAACCGGGGAACTATTGGAGTGTGCGATTTACTAACGGAGCCTTCCTGCTGGATGGGGAGTATCTGGAGGGCATCCGTTAG
- a CDS encoding Ig-like domain-containing protein produces MVGQNSYASTGLLAMPDIAGNSLATATTLNLTTSVQSFPDLVTSTTSDYYRFSLLTRSSVDLSLTNLDANADVALLDSEGNLLTVNSVPQRSANSGNLAESINTILDPGTYFIRVTAAPSVAIANYTLNVTKGTNAVNSAILWRNPFSDETGIWQVTGASLTSTQLLTSNPGAGWVADATGDFNKDGQSDIFWRNFNTGATQIWLMNGVSVASIVPTPAAPLGWYVGGTGDFTGDGQTDLLWRNDAAGIVGIWAMNGTQFVAPSIISEGVPDIWRVAGVGDFNKDGKPDIVWQNSQNRLAGVWLMDGISLSSSVFLSSDVPSDWFIAGTDDFNNDGSVDLLWRNYSTTANGVWLLNGVSFVSAYSLPPALSDWISTVPYKALGEPNPIDIAGDTLATAFDLGTNVTGTGSYQNTISSVSTDFYKFTLGSSSQVNLSLTGFTANLDLQLLDENGGILQTVAAPDLTPEFIARTLTAGTYYIQVIPNNAGDRSPYSLQISVNNLPVLATNTPLPVNEQGTANLTSSQLRVTDNDNTAAQITYTLGSLPTNGTLSVNGAIATPGTTFTQADLDSGNRIQYIHNGSETTSDSFIFTVADGAGGSIGTTTFNISVTPVNDSPVLTVPGSLTLDQNTNVLISGIQVADPDSGAGALTVTLSVQNGTLTLGRTNNLTGLQGNGTSTLSFSGQLDLINFVLQSLVYRSNATFQGTDVLTIGVNDNGNTGLGGPLGDSKSTTLTVSAVNQPPLISLPASVSISEDIPSPIVGITIADPNANSGLVTASILAVNGVVSLNSTAGLSVSGNNAIKQKNLVFTGTLSAVNNALNNLIYQSDPNFNGPDSLIISVNDNGNTGNGIPLSDTKTLGITVTPVNDAPVLTVPPAQTANENIDLRITGITVQDVDAGAGNLSVAISAANGKLTLGSINGLTFQTGTGTQDSTLIFTGSLSAINAALNTLIYRGNLNFRGSDAISISVSDNGNTGFGVALGDSKTIAVNVLGINQPPTITLPTSPTVNSDTDLSIAGVGIADPDAAGGTMAVTITAANGLVSLKSTNGLTFTQGNGNPSNRLTFSGPLFAINDALATLTYRSYPGFTNAFDRVTISVNDNGNTGTGLPLSDTKTLFVNVGDAVNVAPIATNDTYGVSQNNTLNGSSVLGNDTDPDFTLPLTAQLAAGPTRAATFTLNPNGTFTYTPITNFNGSDSFTYRVTDALGAISNIATVTITVTPVNQPPVAVNDSYTTGSSGSLLITAPGILANDTDIDSSNLSAVLVSSPANGTLNLNSNGSFTYVPRAGFTGTDSFTYRANDGSLNSLNTATVNIIVTLTPNQPPVANGDTFTTPANSTLTVGNVLTNDTDPDNNIPLTASLLVAPANAATFTLNPNGTFTYIPRANFTGNDTFTYVARDSLGSTSTPATVTFSVTSVTPSNQPPVANGDTFTTPANSTLTVGNVLTNDTDPDNNIPLTASLLVGPANAATFTLNPNGTFTYIPRANFTGNDTFTYVARDSLGGTSTPATVTFSVTSVTPTNQPPVANGDTFTTPANSTLTVGNVLTNDTDPDNNIPLTASLLVAPANAATFTLNPNGTFTYIPRANFTGNDTFTYVARDSLGGTSTPATVTFSVTPGAAPTANNDTLSVNAGSSLNIPAPGILSNDTDPLGRPLSATVVSTVTNGTLSLAPTGALVYTPNAGYSGNDRFTYVATDGTGTSNTATVSIRVNAIPVARNDSGYTAIVGTPLTVSGGVLGVLGNDTDADNPTLTANLVSQPANGSLSLSPNGSFVYIPNANFQGTDTFTYTASDGQATSNTATVSISVRSVSTPVAVSDTYRAATNGTLTVSQLNGVLTNDTDPNVSGNARTATIVTGPVSGLATLNPDGSFIYRPNPNFQGVDTFVYRFSDGLTVSNAATVTISVAPNTPPVVNPDRYTIATGSTLTVIPTQGILLNDTDADPGTVLTATLNTTTQNGTLSFNSNGTFRYTPNAGFSGLDSFTYQASDGIALSNPTTATITVAAAPTAVTDIYSVAAGQTLTIDAPGLLANDIDPAGLPLSLIPAVPPTPRNGQLINYPNNGSFIYVPNPGFVGTDSFAYRATNGVLSSAPVTVIINVTSP; encoded by the coding sequence TTGGTAGGGCAGAATAGCTATGCCAGTACAGGGTTATTAGCTATGCCAGATATCGCCGGAAACTCTCTTGCTACCGCTACAACACTGAATCTGACTACAAGTGTTCAGAGTTTCCCAGACCTCGTCACTTCTACGACAAGCGATTACTACCGCTTTAGCCTGCTCACCCGCAGCAGTGTTGATTTGTCACTCACTAATCTGGATGCCAATGCAGATGTCGCCCTTCTGGACAGTGAGGGTAATCTGCTGACCGTTAATAGCGTTCCCCAGCGATCGGCCAACTCAGGGAATTTGGCTGAGTCCATCAACACAATACTGGATCCAGGGACTTACTTCATTCGGGTCACTGCGGCCCCGTCGGTGGCGATCGCCAACTATACCCTGAATGTCACGAAGGGAACCAATGCCGTCAACAGTGCCATTCTATGGCGGAATCCGTTTTCAGATGAGACCGGCATCTGGCAAGTGACTGGTGCTAGCTTGACCTCAACGCAATTGCTCACTTCTAACCCAGGTGCTGGCTGGGTGGCCGATGCAACTGGAGATTTCAATAAAGACGGTCAATCGGATATTTTTTGGCGAAATTTTAATACTGGGGCAACTCAAATCTGGCTGATGAATGGAGTCAGTGTTGCATCCATTGTGCCGACACCTGCGGCTCCTCTGGGTTGGTATGTAGGAGGAACCGGAGATTTTACAGGGGATGGCCAAACGGATCTGTTATGGCGGAATGATGCTGCAGGGATAGTTGGTATTTGGGCCATGAATGGCACCCAATTTGTTGCGCCCTCGATTATCTCTGAGGGGGTGCCTGATATTTGGCGAGTCGCCGGAGTTGGCGATTTTAATAAAGATGGAAAGCCGGATATCGTTTGGCAAAACAGCCAGAATCGCTTAGCCGGAGTTTGGCTAATGGATGGGATCAGCCTGTCCTCAAGTGTTTTTCTATCCAGCGATGTTCCATCGGACTGGTTCATCGCGGGGACAGATGACTTTAACAATGATGGCTCTGTTGATCTACTTTGGCGAAACTATAGTACGACGGCTAATGGAGTTTGGCTACTCAATGGAGTCAGCTTTGTCAGTGCCTATTCCTTACCCCCTGCCCTATCTGATTGGATCTCCACAGTTCCCTATAAAGCACTGGGTGAACCGAATCCGATCGATATTGCGGGTGATACTCTTGCAACCGCGTTTGATCTGGGTACCAATGTAACGGGTACTGGCAGCTATCAGAACACCATTAGCAGCGTCAGCACAGACTTCTACAAATTCACTCTGGGGAGCAGTAGTCAGGTTAATCTGTCTCTCACTGGCTTTACGGCCAATTTAGATCTGCAATTGCTGGATGAAAATGGCGGCATTCTTCAAACTGTGGCGGCCCCTGACTTAACACCTGAGTTTATTGCCAGAACTTTAACTGCAGGAACTTACTACATTCAAGTTATTCCCAATAACGCAGGCGATCGCAGTCCCTACTCCTTGCAAATCAGTGTCAATAATCTACCCGTATTAGCGACGAATACTCCTCTACCTGTGAATGAACAGGGGACTGCCAATCTTACCAGCAGTCAGTTAAGAGTCACAGATAACGATAACACTGCTGCTCAAATAACCTATACCCTGGGCAGTTTACCAACGAACGGCACTCTGTCAGTGAATGGGGCGATCGCTACACCTGGAACCACCTTCACTCAGGCCGATCTGGATAGTGGCAACCGAATTCAGTACATCCATAACGGGAGCGAAACGACCAGCGATAGCTTCATCTTTACGGTTGCCGATGGAGCCGGAGGAAGTATTGGCACGACGACCTTCAACATTTCCGTTACCCCTGTTAACGACTCCCCTGTATTAACTGTTCCCGGTTCGCTCACCCTGGATCAAAACACTAACGTCCTGATCAGTGGCATTCAAGTGGCTGACCCAGACTCTGGAGCAGGTGCTTTAACGGTTACTCTATCGGTACAAAACGGAACTCTCACCTTAGGCCGGACAAATAACCTCACTGGGTTGCAGGGAAATGGCACTTCAACGCTGTCGTTCAGTGGTCAGTTAGATCTGATCAACTTTGTTCTGCAGTCCCTGGTTTACCGGAGTAATGCGACGTTTCAGGGAACGGATGTCTTGACGATCGGGGTCAATGACAATGGCAATACCGGGTTGGGTGGCCCCCTCGGCGACTCGAAATCTACGACTCTGACCGTTTCTGCTGTCAATCAGCCTCCTCTGATCAGCCTTCCTGCATCGGTGAGCATCAGTGAAGATATTCCTTCCCCGATTGTGGGTATTACGATCGCCGATCCCAATGCGAATTCAGGACTCGTTACAGCCAGTATTTTGGCGGTGAACGGAGTTGTTTCTCTGAATTCCACGGCTGGACTGAGTGTGAGCGGTAACAATGCCATTAAGCAAAAGAATCTAGTCTTCACAGGCACGCTGTCTGCCGTGAATAACGCGCTTAATAACCTGATTTATCAAAGTGATCCCAACTTCAATGGCCCCGATTCATTAATCATCAGCGTTAATGACAATGGTAATACTGGGAACGGCATTCCCCTCTCCGATACCAAGACGCTAGGTATTACCGTCACTCCGGTCAACGATGCTCCGGTTCTGACCGTTCCACCCGCCCAGACTGCTAACGAAAATATCGATCTCAGGATTACGGGCATTACTGTTCAAGATGTGGATGCTGGAGCAGGAAATTTAAGTGTGGCGATTTCCGCTGCTAATGGCAAGCTGACTTTGGGTTCAATCAATGGGCTAACATTCCAGACGGGAACAGGAACTCAGGATAGCACGCTGATCTTTACAGGCTCACTCTCAGCCATTAATGCGGCCCTGAATACGCTGATTTATCGGGGTAATCTCAATTTCCGAGGCTCAGATGCCATTTCAATTAGTGTCAGTGATAACGGTAATACAGGCTTTGGGGTTGCCCTGGGAGACTCTAAGACGATCGCGGTCAATGTGTTGGGTATCAATCAGCCGCCAACCATTACCTTACCGACTTCACCCACGGTTAACTCCGATACAGATTTATCTATCGCTGGCGTGGGTATCGCTGATCCGGATGCGGCAGGCGGCACTATGGCAGTTACAATTACAGCCGCCAATGGTCTGGTCAGCCTGAAATCCACCAATGGCTTAACGTTCACTCAGGGCAATGGCAACCCCAGCAATCGCCTTACCTTTAGTGGCCCCCTATTTGCCATTAATGATGCGCTGGCTACGCTCACCTATCGCAGCTACCCTGGCTTTACCAATGCGTTCGATCGCGTGACTATCAGCGTCAACGATAATGGCAACACCGGTACCGGATTACCCCTATCTGACACTAAAACCCTGTTTGTCAACGTAGGCGATGCTGTGAATGTTGCTCCCATAGCTACCAACGATACCTATGGTGTGTCGCAGAATAATACTCTGAACGGTAGTAGCGTCTTAGGGAACGATACGGATCCCGATTTCACTCTGCCCTTAACCGCTCAACTGGCTGCTGGCCCCACCAGAGCCGCTACCTTCACCCTGAATCCTAACGGTACGTTTACCTACACACCCATTACTAACTTCAACGGCAGCGACAGTTTCACCTACCGGGTCACAGATGCTTTAGGAGCCATCTCAAACATCGCTACCGTTACCATCACCGTTACCCCTGTGAATCAGCCACCTGTGGCCGTAAATGACAGCTACACAACAGGTTCAAGTGGTTCTCTCTTGATTACAGCTCCTGGCATTCTCGCAAATGACACTGACATTGATAGTTCTAATTTATCGGCAGTTTTGGTTTCATCCCCAGCTAATGGTACGTTGAACCTCAACTCCAATGGGTCATTTACCTATGTGCCACGAGCAGGCTTCACGGGAACAGACAGTTTTACCTACCGGGCCAATGACGGCAGCTTAAACTCCCTCAATACCGCCACCGTTAACATTATTGTTACTCTGACTCCAAATCAACCGCCAGTGGCTAATGGTGACACCTTTACCACCCCAGCTAACAGCACTTTAACGGTGGGGAACGTCCTGACCAATGACACCGACCCAGATAACAACATTCCCCTGACTGCCAGTCTGCTAGTTGCTCCTGCGAATGCGGCTACTTTCACGCTCAACCCGAATGGTACTTTTACCTACATTCCTCGTGCCAATTTCACTGGTAACGACACCTTTACCTATGTGGCTCGTGATAGCTTAGGCAGCACCTCAACTCCTGCCACTGTCACCTTTAGTGTGACTTCAGTTACCCCTAGCAATCAGCCGCCAGTGGCCAATGGTGACACCTTTACCACCCCAGCTAACAGCACTTTAACGGTGGGGAACGTCCTGACCAACGACACCGACCCAGATAACAACATTCCCCTGACCGCCAGTCTGCTGGTTGGTCCTGCGAATGCGGCTACTTTCACGCTCAACCCGAATGGCACTTTCACTTACATTCCTCGTGCCAATTTCACTGGTAATGACACCTTTACCTATGTGGCTCGTGATAGCTTAGGCGGCACCTCAACTCCTGCCACGGTCACCTTTAGTGTGACTTCAGTCACCCCTACCAATCAACCGCCAGTGGCTAATGGTGATACCTTTACCACCCCAGCTAACAGCACTTTAACGGTGGGGAACGTCCTGACCAACGACACTGACCCAGATAACAACATTCCCCTGACTGCCAGTCTGCTAGTTGCTCCTGCGAATGCGGCTACTTTCACGCTCAACCCGAATGGTACTTTTACCTACATTCCTCGTGCCAATTTCACTGGTAACGACACCTTTACCTATGTGGCTCGTGATAGCTTAGGCGGCACCTCAACTCCTGCCACTGTCACCTTTAGTGTGACTCCAGGAGCCGCACCGACGGCTAACAATGATACGCTTTCGGTGAATGCGGGAAGTTCTTTGAATATTCCGGCTCCTGGTATCCTCAGCAACGATACAGACCCGTTGGGCAGACCGTTATCCGCCACTGTAGTCAGTACAGTGACCAACGGTACCCTATCTCTTGCTCCGACTGGAGCCCTGGTTTATACGCCGAATGCAGGCTACTCTGGCAACGATCGCTTTACCTACGTTGCTACCGATGGCACTGGCACCTCCAACACGGCGACGGTCAGTATTCGAGTGAATGCCATTCCGGTGGCCAGAAATGATAGTGGGTACACTGCGATCGTAGGAACTCCACTCACGGTTTCTGGTGGTGTCCTTGGCGTATTGGGGAATGATACGGATGCAGATAACCCTACCCTGACGGCCAATTTAGTCAGTCAGCCAGCTAACGGTAGCCTATCTTTGAGTCCCAATGGCTCCTTTGTCTATATTCCTAATGCCAACTTCCAGGGTACGGATACCTTTACCTACACCGCTAGTGACGGTCAGGCTACCTCTAACACGGCTACAGTCTCGATTTCCGTCCGTTCAGTCAGCACACCCGTTGCTGTTTCTGACACCTATCGAGCTGCAACCAACGGCACGCTTACAGTGAGCCAGCTCAACGGAGTTCTGACCAACGACACCGACCCGAATGTGTCCGGCAATGCTCGAACTGCGACAATTGTGACCGGGCCAGTCAGTGGTCTGGCCACCTTAAATCCAGATGGCTCCTTTATTTACAGACCCAATCCTAACTTCCAGGGAGTTGATACCTTTGTGTATCGGTTTAGTGATGGTCTAACTGTTTCCAATGCCGCAACGGTCACCATTTCTGTGGCTCCTAATACACCCCCGGTTGTCAATCCCGATCGCTATACCATTGCGACTGGGAGTACTCTGACGGTAATTCCTACCCAGGGAATTCTTTTAAATGACACCGATGCCGATCCCGGTACAGTCCTCACAGCGACACTCAATACCACCACGCAGAATGGAACCCTGAGCTTTAACTCAAATGGTACGTTCCGTTACACGCCGAATGCTGGTTTTTCAGGCTTGGACAGCTTTACTTATCAAGCCAGTGATGGCATTGCGCTATCTAATCCCACGACGGCCACCATTACAGTAGCGGCTGCCCCCACTGCTGTCACAGATATCTATAGTGTGGCGGCAGGCCAAACCCTGACCATTGATGCACCAGGATTATTAGCCAATGATATTGATCCAGCAGGATTGCCTCTTTCATTGATACCCGCCGTTCCACCCACCCCCAGGAATGGACAATTGATAAACTACCCCAATAATGGCTCTTTCATCTATGTTCCTAATCCTGGGTTTGTGGGAACTGATAGTTTTGCGTACCGGGCTACCAATGGTGTTCTGTCTTCTGCGCCAGTGACCGTAATCATTAATGTCACCAGCCCATAA
- a CDS encoding sirohydrochlorin chelatase has protein sequence MVISHPIRSTSSENQSIIQPQLPPLPIQRPLLLVGHGSRDADGRQGLLDFASAYQAMDTSRPVVPCFLELTEPTIQDGVDRCIEQGYTELSVLPILLFAARHNKFDVTNELDRARQRHPQLQFHYGRHFGITPAIVDLWRSRLDELDQPSHNPHAISRADTVLLFVGRGSSDPDANGDVYKMARILWEGSGYSTVETCFIGITHPRLEEGFRRARLYQPKRIIVLPYFLFTGVLVKKIFDITAQQQQSYPDIDMVCLPEMGLHPDLFAVLREREIETQLGQVQMNCEMCKFRLAALAGNGTSPHTHDHNHSHSHAHSHHDHAHSHGHSHDHAHHHSHSHGHSHDHPVDDPYAEPDQYHRKIWQVP, from the coding sequence ATGGTAATCTCTCATCCAATTCGATCGACCTCTTCAGAAAACCAGTCAATTATTCAGCCTCAACTTCCTCCCTTACCCATTCAGCGTCCCCTATTACTGGTTGGGCACGGTAGCCGTGATGCGGACGGACGACAGGGGTTACTGGATTTTGCATCCGCCTACCAGGCTATGGATACCTCTCGACCAGTGGTTCCCTGTTTCCTGGAATTGACAGAACCCACAATTCAAGACGGGGTCGATCGCTGTATTGAACAGGGCTATACCGAACTATCTGTTCTGCCGATTTTGTTATTTGCCGCTCGTCATAACAAATTTGATGTTACCAATGAACTGGATCGCGCCAGGCAGCGACACCCCCAATTGCAGTTTCATTACGGACGACACTTTGGCATCACTCCGGCAATTGTAGACCTGTGGCGATCGCGATTGGATGAACTGGATCAACCCAGCCACAATCCCCATGCCATTTCTCGTGCTGATACTGTCTTGCTCTTTGTTGGTCGGGGTTCCAGTGATCCGGATGCAAACGGGGATGTGTATAAAATGGCCCGGATTCTCTGGGAAGGCAGTGGTTACAGTACTGTTGAAACCTGCTTTATTGGCATTACCCACCCCCGTTTAGAAGAAGGCTTTCGTCGTGCCCGCCTGTACCAACCCAAACGGATTATTGTGTTGCCTTACTTTCTGTTTACTGGGGTGCTGGTCAAGAAAATCTTCGATATCACAGCCCAGCAGCAACAGAGTTATCCTGACATTGACATGGTGTGTTTACCCGAAATGGGGCTGCATCCCGATCTGTTTGCTGTACTACGAGAGCGGGAAATTGAAACGCAACTGGGCCAGGTACAGATGAATTGTGAGATGTGCAAATTCCGGTTAGCTGCTCTTGCTGGCAATGGCACCAGTCCTCACACGCATGATCATAATCACAGCCATAGTCACGCTCATTCCCATCATGATCATGCTCACAGCCACGGTCATAGTCACGATCATGCTCATCACCATTCCCATAGTCACGGTCACAGCCATGATCATCCGGTAGACGATCCCTACGCCGAACCAGACCAGTATCACCGCAAAATTTGGCAGGTACCGTAG
- a CDS encoding creatininase family protein, with protein sequence MLLHLSTWPEVEAYLTRSQGIILPIGSTEQHGPTGLIGTDAICAEAIARGVGEATQALVAPCINVGMALHHTAFPGSISLRPSTLILVIRDYLISLTKAGFTRFFFINGHGGNIATLKAAFSESYAVLADLNLPQADQVRCQVANWYMCGAVYKRAKELYSDQEGSHATPSEVAVTQYMYPEVIKHAPLSPEVSKDHRIYGAADFRRRYPDGRMGSNPALATPNHGKQLYELAVKELSHSYLEFLEME encoded by the coding sequence ATGTTACTTCACTTAAGTACCTGGCCAGAGGTAGAAGCCTATTTGACTAGATCGCAGGGAATTATTTTGCCGATCGGTTCCACTGAACAGCATGGCCCAACAGGACTGATTGGTACGGATGCAATTTGTGCCGAGGCGATCGCGCGTGGGGTGGGAGAAGCTACTCAGGCTTTGGTGGCTCCCTGCATTAACGTCGGTATGGCCCTCCACCATACAGCCTTTCCTGGCAGTATCAGTTTGCGGCCCAGTACTTTAATTCTAGTCATCCGCGACTATTTAATTAGTCTCACCAAAGCAGGCTTTACCCGATTTTTCTTCATTAATGGGCATGGGGGTAATATCGCAACCTTGAAAGCCGCCTTCTCTGAAAGCTATGCGGTGCTGGCTGATTTAAACCTGCCCCAAGCGGATCAAGTGCGCTGCCAGGTAGCCAACTGGTATATGTGCGGTGCAGTATACAAACGAGCAAAAGAACTTTACAGTGACCAGGAAGGCTCTCATGCTACCCCCAGTGAAGTGGCTGTCACTCAATATATGTATCCAGAGGTGATTAAACACGCTCCCCTTAGCCCAGAAGTATCAAAAGATCATCGTATTTACGGAGCTGCCGATTTTCGTCGCCGTTATCCCGATGGTCGCATGGGATCTAATCCAGCGTTAGCCACCCCCAACCATGGCAAACAGTTGTATGAGCTAGCCGTGAAGGAACTGAGCCACAGCTATCTGGAGTTTTTAGAGATGGAATAG